In Babesia microti strain RI chromosome IV, complete genome, the sequence atcaatttgataTCGCATCAATTTCAGAAGATTCCACGCTGAAAGTAATCGATAACTAATTTAGCTATGGAAATTGCAGAGAAATATCAACAGGCAAGAAGCTGTATGCATATATACgatcaatttaaattcaaaaCCCCATAGCATGTTGAAGGTATCTCTATTTTTGACTTAGGGATTGAACAATCATTTGTATGTATCACTCCAAAATTCTACTTTGTTGAAACTAGAATTGCAAATTGATGTTAATGGTGAAAATATTAGTAATATGCCagaaaaatattacaattttacacaatgTATGCAAATTTGCGAATCCTGTGAGGGATATCATTTAGTTTCCATTGGTGTTGATGGCATTAGAATTTGGGATACACATAGCATAACTTGCCTATCCCATTTTCACTTGGGCAGCGATTGCAATTCCATATTAATGGCTAGACAAATGAATGCTTTAGTAACTAAATGTCCTCTCAAGAGAGTGGAAACACATGAAAGTCATTTGACGCTACTGCAAATGGATAAGGAATCAACTAAAAAAGCTGCAATTAAGGCGCAAAATGCACTGAAAAAGTTACTACCACTACACTCATCACTGCAAAATTTAGATCTGAGTACCCACTTAAACCTATATAAGgtaaaaatacatttagCCAGGACTCTGAACAATTGTACAAGCTGATTAAATCGCAAGTAATCGAAACCTCGAAACAAATGGAATCCCTCGATGCATTTAACGACATAtacaatgatattaaataatctaaCTATTAGTTGAGTTGTAAACgtataattattggtaGATA encodes:
- a CDS encoding WD-repeat protein, putative (overlaps_old_locusTagID:BBM_III09485); the protein is MECAVAYGSNGCLSISIPSGNVQLTIKGGRKCYANGFVQINGAYYASCSEKAVLDIVSNGEIRTIALPELCPVLKSIPNSTLVAGSDSGKIYFWNTIDGSLIGTFKPHSKPITCIDFDQSFNTVLTGSMDSSLKLFCQPLVDCKEVAIFYGHLAPIISCANLIKYKYQFDIASISEDSTLKLWKLQRNINRQEAVCIYTINLNSKPHSMLKGLNNHLYVSLQNSTLLKLELQIDVNGENISNMPEKYYNFTQCMQICESCEGYHLVSIGVDGIRIWDTHSITCLSHFHLGSDCNSILMARQMNALVTKCPLKRVETHESHLTLLQMDKESTKKAAIKAQNALKKLLPLHSSLQNLDLSTHLNLYKDSEQLYKLIKSQVIETSKQMESLDAFNDIYNDIK